Proteins encoded together in one Terriglobus saanensis SP1PR4 window:
- a CDS encoding aminopeptidase, which produces MSTAAVAITPFAALSFEEKLDRLALVAVRVGLNLQPGQEIVVSASLEHIPFVRRITEHAYKAGANLVTTLYSDDETTLARYKYAPDSSFDFAAQWMSDGIAQAFRSNAARLGIAGANPSLLKDQDPSKVSRANIAASKASKPAMELVTRHAINWSILAGATPAWAKLVFPDLPEAEAVSKLWEAIFKASRIDGDDPVQDWKNHGANIHKRVKLLNDKRYHTLHFKGPGTDLKVGLADDHLWAGGGGVGGNGIFSNANIPTEECFTTPHKDRVNGTVSASKPLSHQGTLIENIQCTFENGRIVEANASAGQDALRKLIAVDEGAARLGEVALVPHSSPIAQSGLLFWNTLFDENAASHIALGQAYATCLIDGEHMDDAKLASKGANSSLIHVDWMIGGGTMDVDGLDADGKAEPLMRQGEWV; this is translated from the coding sequence ATGAGCACTGCAGCTGTCGCAATCACCCCCTTCGCCGCCCTCTCCTTTGAAGAAAAGCTCGATCGCCTGGCGCTGGTCGCCGTTCGTGTAGGCCTAAACCTGCAGCCGGGGCAGGAGATCGTTGTTTCCGCCTCGCTGGAACACATCCCTTTCGTTCGCCGCATCACGGAGCACGCCTACAAGGCAGGCGCGAATCTGGTGACCACGCTCTATAGCGACGATGAGACGACGCTGGCGCGCTACAAGTATGCCCCGGACAGCTCCTTCGACTTTGCGGCGCAGTGGATGTCCGACGGCATCGCGCAGGCGTTCCGTTCGAACGCGGCCCGTCTCGGCATCGCAGGCGCGAACCCTTCCCTTTTGAAAGACCAGGATCCGAGCAAGGTCTCGCGCGCGAACATTGCGGCCTCCAAGGCTTCGAAGCCCGCGATGGAGCTCGTGACCCGCCACGCGATCAACTGGAGCATCCTGGCCGGAGCTACGCCCGCGTGGGCGAAGCTCGTCTTCCCGGATCTTCCGGAAGCGGAGGCCGTTTCCAAGCTGTGGGAGGCGATCTTCAAGGCATCGCGCATCGATGGCGACGATCCCGTGCAGGACTGGAAGAACCACGGCGCGAACATTCATAAACGCGTGAAGCTCTTGAACGATAAGCGATATCACACGCTCCACTTCAAAGGCCCCGGTACCGATCTGAAGGTCGGCTTGGCGGACGACCACCTTTGGGCCGGTGGTGGCGGCGTGGGGGGTAACGGGATCTTCTCCAACGCCAACATTCCCACCGAGGAGTGCTTCACGACTCCTCACAAGGACCGCGTCAACGGCACGGTGAGCGCGTCGAAGCCGCTTTCGCACCAGGGAACGCTGATCGAGAATATTCAGTGCACTTTCGAGAACGGTCGCATCGTGGAAGCGAATGCCTCCGCAGGCCAGGATGCCCTGCGGAAGCTCATCGCCGTGGATGAAGGAGCAGCGCGCCTGGGAGAGGTCGCCCTGGTGCCGCACTCTTCGCCCATTGCGCAGAGCGGTCTGCTCTTCTGGAACACGCTTTTCGACGAAAACGCTGCCTCGCACATTGCCCTGGGACAGGCGTATGCTACCTGCCTGATCGACGGCGAGCACATGGACGACGCCAAGCTTGCGAGCAAGGGTGCCAACTCCTCTCTGATTCACGTGGACTGGATGATCGGCGGCGGAACGATGGACGTTGACGGCCTGGACGCGGACGGCAAAGCAGAGCCTCTGATGCGCCAGGGCGAATGGGTCTAA
- a CDS encoding 3-keto-disaccharide hydrolase, which produces MRIQAGLFAVVVLAGSVLASAQASPNTLTKKEVAQGWKLLFDGKTTDGWRSSHGPAFPATGWEVKDGLLTVTDTGGEEGGDAGDIITTRKYANFELTAEFRITRGANSGIKYFVDPELNKGPGSSIGMEYQILDDAVHPDAKKGVNGDRTLASLYDMIPSAKDKPVKPIGEWNTARIVIRGAHGEHWLNDKKVVEYERFTPQFRKLVADSKYHVWPHFGELHDGYILLQDHGFPVSFRNIKIRELPPTP; this is translated from the coding sequence ATGCGGATTCAGGCAGGGCTCTTTGCTGTAGTCGTACTTGCGGGTAGTGTTCTTGCTTCCGCGCAGGCCTCACCCAACACGCTCACGAAGAAGGAGGTCGCGCAGGGCTGGAAGCTGCTCTTTGACGGTAAGACGACCGACGGCTGGCGCAGTTCCCATGGACCGGCGTTCCCTGCCACTGGCTGGGAGGTCAAAGACGGCCTGCTGACCGTCACCGACACTGGCGGCGAAGAGGGCGGCGACGCGGGCGACATCATCACCACGCGGAAGTATGCCAACTTCGAACTGACGGCCGAGTTCCGCATCACGCGTGGAGCGAACAGCGGCATCAAGTACTTTGTCGATCCGGAATTGAACAAGGGACCGGGCTCGTCCATCGGCATGGAGTACCAGATCCTGGATGATGCCGTGCATCCGGACGCGAAGAAGGGTGTGAACGGCGACCGTACGCTTGCTTCGCTCTACGATATGATCCCCTCTGCCAAAGACAAGCCGGTGAAGCCCATCGGCGAATGGAACACGGCGCGCATTGTGATTCGCGGAGCGCATGGCGAGCACTGGCTCAACGACAAGAAAGTGGTGGAGTACGAACGCTTTACGCCGCAGTTTCGCAAGCTCGTCGCGGACAGCAAATATCATGTCTGGCCCCACTTCGGCGAGCTGCATGATGGTTACATTCTGCTGCAGGATCACGGCTTCCCCGTCTCGTTTCGCAATATCAAGATCCGCGAACTCCCTCCTACGCCATGA
- the lysC gene encoding lysine-sensitive aspartokinase 3: protein MSSVRERVVVMKFGGTSVEDAAAMDRTAKIVRGRRDKGLDAVVVVSAMAKVTDQLIAAATAAGKGDRTGALAISARLRIRHVDTAAQLLEQERFSKIQSVIGSEFDSLDDLLRGIAAVGELTPRTTDLVVSFGERLSSRMVAEAFAQRGLNGVHVDARQVIVTDAHYGKAVPQEDAIEQRLMEHVLPLLDQRQTPVLGGFIGATTANITTTLGRGGSDFSAALVGGGLHAAAIEIWTDVNGIMTTDPRIVPDALRVKTISFEEAAELAYFGAKVLHPATILPAVKKNIPVFVLNSRNAENEGTKITAVAPRCKSPFKSIAAKKHLTIVDIVASRMLMSHGYLKAVFDVFDKYKAAIDMVSTSEVSISVSVDTNEHLPAIAEELSKIADVKYESHKALICMVGEDIRGHRGIAARVFGAVQHVNVRMISQGASEINMSFMIEEEDVEEAIRSLHKEFFSDPDPTVFDVIASQTETAVSAR, encoded by the coding sequence GTGAGTTCTGTCCGCGAACGTGTTGTTGTGATGAAGTTTGGTGGAACCTCGGTGGAAGATGCCGCCGCGATGGATCGCACAGCGAAGATCGTCCGTGGCCGCCGCGATAAGGGCCTGGATGCGGTGGTTGTTGTCTCCGCGATGGCCAAGGTGACCGATCAATTGATCGCTGCAGCGACCGCCGCAGGCAAGGGCGACCGTACCGGCGCGCTTGCCATCAGCGCGCGACTTCGGATTCGCCACGTCGACACCGCTGCGCAATTGCTGGAACAGGAGCGTTTCAGCAAGATTCAGAGCGTCATAGGCTCGGAGTTCGATTCGCTGGATGATCTTCTCCGCGGCATTGCCGCCGTGGGCGAACTGACACCGCGCACGACCGATCTCGTGGTCAGCTTTGGCGAACGCCTTTCTTCGCGCATGGTCGCCGAGGCTTTCGCGCAGCGCGGCCTGAACGGCGTTCACGTCGACGCGCGCCAAGTCATCGTGACCGACGCCCACTACGGCAAGGCGGTTCCGCAGGAGGACGCCATCGAACAGCGTTTGATGGAACACGTGCTTCCGCTCCTCGATCAGCGACAGACGCCCGTTCTGGGCGGATTCATCGGAGCAACGACTGCCAACATCACCACGACGCTGGGACGCGGCGGTTCGGACTTTTCCGCAGCGCTTGTCGGTGGAGGTCTGCACGCTGCTGCGATTGAGATCTGGACCGACGTCAACGGCATCATGACCACCGACCCTCGCATCGTTCCCGATGCCCTGCGCGTGAAGACCATCAGCTTTGAAGAAGCGGCCGAGCTTGCCTACTTTGGAGCAAAGGTCCTGCATCCCGCGACGATTCTGCCCGCCGTGAAGAAGAACATCCCAGTGTTTGTTCTGAATTCGCGCAACGCCGAGAACGAAGGCACAAAGATCACCGCCGTAGCTCCGCGATGCAAGTCGCCCTTCAAGAGCATTGCGGCCAAGAAGCACCTGACCATCGTGGACATCGTCGCTTCGCGGATGCTGATGTCGCACGGTTATCTGAAGGCCGTTTTTGACGTCTTCGACAAGTACAAGGCCGCGATCGACATGGTGAGCACCTCGGAGGTTTCGATCTCCGTCTCCGTGGATACGAACGAGCATCTGCCCGCGATTGCGGAAGAGCTTTCGAAGATCGCCGACGTCAAATACGAGTCGCACAAGGCGCTGATCTGCATGGTGGGCGAAGATATCCGTGGACATCGCGGCATTGCGGCACGCGTCTTCGGCGCGGTGCAGCACGTTAATGTGCGCATGATCTCGCAGGGTGCGAGCGAGATCAACATGAGCTTCATGATTGAAGAAGAAGACGTGGAAGAAGCCATCCGTTCGTTGCACAAGGAGTTCTTTTCCGATCCCGATCCTACCGTCTTCGATGTGATTGCATCCCAGACAGAGACAGCCGTTTCCGCACGCTGA
- a CDS encoding VOC family protein, whose translation MLYESEVMGFIPTVDAERARTFYEEVLGLHFVSDDPFALVMEARGTVIRIAKMEEFQPAPYTILGWRVQDIEKEAKVLHDRGVSFRLYPGMSQDDLGIWTAPGGTKIAWFQDPDGNVLSLSQH comes from the coding sequence ATGCTTTATGAGAGCGAAGTCATGGGTTTCATTCCTACAGTCGACGCGGAACGTGCGCGCACCTTTTACGAAGAGGTGCTGGGTCTGCACTTCGTGAGCGACGACCCGTTTGCCCTGGTCATGGAGGCACGCGGAACGGTCATCCGCATCGCCAAGATGGAGGAGTTCCAGCCCGCTCCCTATACGATTCTGGGTTGGCGCGTGCAGGACATAGAAAAAGAAGCAAAGGTTTTGCACGACCGAGGCGTCTCGTTCCGGCTGTATCCGGGGATGTCCCAGGATGATCTCGGCATATGGACAGCGCCCGGCGGAACGAAGATCGCGTGGTTCCAGGATCCAGATGGAAACGTGCTTTCCCTGTCACAACACTGA
- a CDS encoding 4-hydroxy-tetrahydrodipicolinate reductase: MRILVLGHGKTGKLVAQVAAERGHGVHVLDAKENPNAAALTAPFIAAFDMVIDFTTPEAVLSNLRACLATGAKVVVGTTGWYDALPSMKDLADRKGASLLFGTNFSFGVQAMFELAREFAKALPGYTFSIDETHHVTKLDAPSGTALTLKKAIEDLAEAEITSIRDGDAAGIHTLKATSQSDTISLTHEAHSRRGFAEGAVSAAEWLATQKPGTYDFAEIYKGLVPK; this comes from the coding sequence ATGCGCATCCTCGTTTTAGGTCACGGAAAAACCGGCAAGCTTGTGGCCCAGGTAGCGGCAGAGCGGGGCCATGGCGTGCACGTTCTCGACGCAAAGGAAAACCCGAATGCCGCGGCACTGACCGCACCCTTCATCGCTGCCTTTGATATGGTGATTGATTTCACCACGCCGGAGGCTGTACTTTCGAACCTGCGCGCGTGCCTTGCGACCGGGGCGAAAGTAGTGGTGGGGACGACGGGATGGTATGACGCTCTCCCGTCTATGAAGGATCTTGCGGACCGTAAGGGCGCAAGCCTGCTCTTCGGAACGAACTTCTCCTTCGGCGTACAGGCCATGTTCGAACTGGCGCGGGAGTTTGCCAAGGCGCTGCCCGGCTACACCTTTTCCATTGACGAGACGCACCATGTTACAAAGCTGGATGCGCCTTCAGGCACAGCGCTCACGCTCAAGAAGGCGATCGAAGATCTGGCGGAAGCCGAGATTACCTCGATCCGCGATGGCGACGCCGCAGGCATTCATACGCTCAAGGCAACGTCGCAGTCAGACACGATTTCGCTGACGCACGAGGCGCATTCACGGCGCGGATTTGCTGAAGGCGCGGTGAGTGCCGCGGAGTGGCTGGCCACTCAGAAGCCGGGTACATACGACTTCGCTGAGATCTACAAGGGACTTGTCCCTAAGTAG
- the asd gene encoding aspartate-semialdehyde dehydrogenase — translation MERRRIGILGATGTVGQRFIQLLENHPWFEIAWLAASDRSAGKTYGEAVKWKLDTPLPARVASMVMQPNTPAQSGVDLPRIIFAALDTDVALELEPLFAEAGCAVISNSSAFRMTADVPLVVPEVNAAHLPLLEGQKTRANGGGYIVTNPNCSAIGLVLALKPLADRFGIESLFVSTMQAISGAGYPGVASLDILGNVVPFIKNEEEKMQEEVFKLLGHMNDGAIEMLDAKLTAHCNRVAVIDGHTECVSIKLRKPAPREEILQAWAEFRPLQDEHLLSAPDQPVYYNDAPDRPQPRLDLMAGNGMSTTVGRLRPCSLLDWKFTLLTHNTIRGAAGAAVLNAEVLARMQKLPNSPVSEAKA, via the coding sequence TATTGGAAAATCATCCCTGGTTTGAGATCGCATGGCTTGCCGCCAGCGATCGCTCCGCCGGCAAGACCTACGGTGAAGCGGTGAAGTGGAAGCTCGATACTCCCCTTCCCGCACGCGTAGCCTCCATGGTGATGCAGCCCAACACGCCCGCGCAGTCTGGCGTGGATCTGCCCAGGATTATCTTTGCCGCGTTGGACACGGATGTAGCCCTGGAGCTGGAACCGCTCTTCGCCGAGGCGGGATGCGCCGTCATCTCCAACTCTTCGGCGTTCCGGATGACGGCGGATGTTCCCTTGGTTGTACCCGAGGTCAATGCTGCTCACCTGCCCCTGCTTGAAGGCCAGAAGACGCGCGCCAACGGCGGCGGCTATATCGTGACGAATCCGAACTGCAGCGCCATTGGACTGGTTCTTGCGCTCAAGCCGCTTGCGGATCGTTTCGGCATCGAAAGCCTGTTTGTCTCCACGATGCAGGCGATTTCGGGAGCCGGTTACCCTGGCGTGGCTTCGCTGGACATTCTGGGGAACGTGGTTCCCTTCATTAAGAACGAAGAAGAGAAGATGCAGGAAGAGGTCTTCAAACTTCTGGGCCACATGAACGATGGCGCGATTGAGATGCTGGACGCCAAGCTGACGGCCCATTGCAACCGCGTGGCCGTGATCGACGGACATACGGAGTGCGTCAGCATCAAGCTGCGCAAGCCTGCACCACGCGAAGAGATTCTGCAGGCCTGGGCTGAGTTTCGTCCGCTTCAGGACGAACATCTCCTCTCCGCTCCTGACCAGCCTGTGTATTACAACGACGCGCCCGACCGTCCGCAGCCAAGGCTCGACCTGATGGCCGGAAACGGCATGTCCACGACGGTAGGGCGGCTTCGCCCGTGCAGCCTGCTGGATTGGAAGTTCACGCTGTTGACCCATAACACCATCCGTGGAGCCGCTGGTGCGGCTGTTTTGAATGCCGAAGTGCTGGCACGGATGCAGAAACTTCCAAATTCCCCTGTAAGCGAGGCCAAGGCGTGA